The Sus scrofa isolate TJ Tabasco breed Duroc chromosome 6, Sscrofa11.1, whole genome shotgun sequence region gagcgaggccagggatcagacccgcaacctcatggttcttagtcggattcgttaaccactgtgccacgacgggaacgccttcctttttatttatttgtttttgtcttcttagggccacaccctcagcatatgaagttgAATtgaaactatagctgctggcctacaccacagccacagcaatgccagatctttaacccactgagcaaggtgagggatcaaacctgcatcctcgctggtactagttgaattcttttctgctgagtcacaacaggaattccccattaTATTTCTCTTGGATAGTGCTAGTATAAAACATTATCCCAAGAATaatttatcagaaaaatattggttatatAGCAGTAATTATAGTTAGGATCATGCCTAAAGTAGTCTTTCATGATCAGAAATAAAAGGTCTTATTAAAATGCTACCACAGGGAGTTACTTGGTGGCCTAGTCGTTGGGggtttggtattgtcactgccaaggcttgagtttgatccctggctggagaacttccatgtgctgtggatgtgccccccaccccaataaaaataataataataggcgTTCCCCTTTTGGCTTtttgagttaaggacccagccaacattgtttctgtgaggatatgggttcgatccctggccttactcattgggttaaggatatggcattgccataagctgtgtttAGGCTgcactgcagctttgatttgacccctggcctgggaatttccgtatgccacaggtgggctataaaaaggaaatacacacacacatgcacataaaatGCTAGCACACTAATGTTCAGACTTTTTTATGGTCgcacacagtatatggaagttcatgaacaagggattgaatctgaaccacagctgtgacctatgccaaccactgtggcaagccagatcctttaacccactgtgctgggccagggatcaaatccacagtgacccaagtcgctgcattcagatttttttttttttttttttttttaagagccacacctgcagcttatggaagttcccaggctaggatttgaatcacagctgtagcctacaccacaactcatggccacgctggatccttaacccccaaggccagggatcaaacctgcatcccatggataccaattgggttcctaacctgctgagccacaacgggaactcccatttttttatttatatgaaagttataaaatactttaCAAATGTCCCTTGACCCTCGTGTTTTGCAGTAACATTTCATTAAATTTGTCCCCACTATTAATACAACAGATAATGAGAGGTCTTTGCATTGCATTGTAGTGTATACTCTTGGTTGTTGAGAACAAGGGACTAATGAAAGGAGTGACAGAACAAATCAGAAGGACAACTCACAAGGTTTTTCTTTTAGCCTTAGTTTTGTTCTGTGCAGATGGCAGAGTTTGCTGAATCTGTCCAAAATGTAAGTCGTTGCAAGCCTGGCTTTTGCCCTCAAAGAGCTTTCACAAGCTAACTGGGGAAAtggattatttttagaaaaatttaagtgCAAAATAGTGCGGTTGTTCTATAAGCAGACACATTCAAGGAAAAGTAATGACTAGGCCCACACTCTCTGGAGTGTTTTTCTCGCAGGACCactctcaccttctgagatggaCTGCATTCTGTTTATGGAATGTATATCGTCCAGGCTgctctcaccttctgagatggccgGCTCATACTCtgtctctctcaataaatctactttttaCCTTAAAAAGTCATGGTTAAAGATCAAGTCATGAATCTGAATAGGTTTTCTGGGGTCAGATACTGAGGGGCCTCGAAAGCCCAGGAATGGTATATGTATCATGCATCGCTCCCTTTGCAATAGGAAATCAAGCACTATTCTTTGTGAaccaagtaaattttttttcccctacctcCCCATAGtctgcggaagttcctggggcagggattgcatctgagcctgagctgctgcctataccatagctgcagcatcgccagatccttaacccacttcgctgggccagggattgaacctgagcctccccAGGGATaagttggatctttaacctgctgcgccacagtgggaattccaagtaAATCTTAATTTTCCCTGCTCAGAAAGCACATGTGGTTTCCTCTTGACAACCAAATGAgtatcattttaattcttttgtcatTCAAGACCATCCAAACTATGGCCACAACCAATACATCTTTGTCCTCTCTTCCTAACCTTTCTCCTATCCTGTGCTTTTGAGCTAaatcttctattctttttcataaccaattctttcatatatttattatttgtcaggGGTCCCCTTCCCTTCCACCTTTAAATGCTGCCTTTAAATGTCTTCTCCATTTGATCTCACAGCTGGTTATGTGGGGGTCTCCAAACCTACTACCTTGAGCTGTTGTATCTAttctgtctggcttttttttttttttttttttttttcaaaggaatgcacctgcagcatgtgaaagttcctgggctaggggtcaaatcagagctgcagctgctgacctataccacagcaacaccagatccaagccacttctgccaACCTACGCTACAGtccatggcaacacccaatccttaactcaccagTGGGCTAGGAAtagaacccttgtcctcatgaatactagtcaggaaCTGTTATTTTGTCCTTCTTGTTGGACAGTAACTCATAAAACACAAGATCAGGCTTTCCTGGTCCTAGTCTTTATAGTGCTCTTTAGGTGGTCCTGGCATATGGGATCTTCTCTGACTGCTACTAAGGATAGTGTTAAGGTTCCTGAATTGGAGAAATGTGTCTCTAATAGACATAGGAAAAGCTTTGTTTGAGACTAGGGCAAGAATACAaaacaggtttgtttgtttgttttagggccacacccactgcatatggaggttaacaggctaggggttcagtcagagctaagctgccagcctacaccacagccacagcaacgcaggatccaaggcatgtctgtgacctatgtcatagctcatggcaacaccagatccttaacccaccgagtgaggccagggattgaacctgtgtcctcatggatactagtcagattcgtttctgctgagccacaatgagacctCTCCAAACATTTTAGATTTTAACTTGGAATAaatcttttttatacttttgggTTTAGTAGAGTCATATGATTGCTATGAATTAAGTAGTTGCTCAGACTCATTTTACTCTTCAGTGTCTCAGTATTCTCAAGACTTGAGATCCAGaaactatttctatttctacTATATATTCGTATAGTGTTTATTGTGTTCTTACCAACCTGGGCACAGTGCTAAAGTATAAAAACTACTTGTTGTACATGATCTCTTTCCTCAAGGAATGCATAGTCTCGTAGAGAAGAGAGATACATGAATGTCAAGTTGATGGTATGAGACAGGAGATGGTGTGTGGTAGCTTTACACAGGGCCATTGCAGTTTGGATCCAAGTTCTGGTTctggctgaggaaaaaaaaacactacgaTGGCGTGTTTTCTAAGGGAAGATTTAGATAAAAACAGCAAGGCCGTCTGCTAGTGTTTTTATAAATAGATCTAAGAAATgtataattaggagttcccgtcgtggcgcagaggttaacgaatccgactaggaaccatgaggttgcgggttcggtccctgcccttgctcagtgggttaacgatcccgcgttgctgtggctctggcgtaggctggcagctacagctccgatttgacccctagccttggaacctccatatgccgcgggagcggcccaagaaatagcaacaacaacaacaagaaaagacaaaaagacaaaagacaaaaaaaaaaaaaaaaaaaaaaaaaaaaaaaaagaaatgtataattaAGCTAGTTTTGAAAACAACTCTTTAATATCATTAAATATCCAGGCATGTTGCATCTCATTGTCAGCTGTGTCATCTCAGTGTCatgttttttttaactatttattgGATTGAATCAGAATCCAAACAAGATCCTTATGTTGTGATTGATTGCTCTATGTCTTGAGCCTCTTTTGTCTAtatcagggtttctcaacctctgcactattgacatttgggggccaataattctttgttgtggaggACTGACCTGTGCATAGGAGGATGTTTAGTAACATCtgtggcctctacccactagattaCTGGATACTGACAGCACACCCAGCCCAGtagtgacaaccaaaaatgtgtcCAGGCCAtgatcagagttcctgctgtggtgcaccgGGATCAttggcgtcttgggagtgctgggacacaggttagatccctggcctggcacagtgggttaaggatctggcgttgttgcagctgctgtttaggtcacaactgtgattcagatctgatccctagcctgggaatgccatatgctgtggggtggccaaaacagaaaaaaagaaagaagaaccaTTGACCAGGAGGTTCTCCCTCTATCCATcgtgatttttttcttgtgatttattTGCAGAAGAAAGTAAGTAGTTAATCCTACAGTTTCTTTCAGTCTGGATTTCATGAATTGTATTCCTGTAGTATAATTTAACATCATTTGTCATCAGTTTCCTGTTAATTGGTAATTGATTCTAGAGACTTGATTATCAGtttcagaattttttgttttatttgacaaGACTGTTTTATAAGTGGTCCATTCTTTCATTGGGAAGCACATAATACTGTTTTGTCTTTGTGTAACATTAACCATTGAACCTTATACATGCATCAGggggtctttgttttgtttcaaaatgtATGTGTTTTCAGTTAGATAAGCTTCATTTTGAATAACTGTCTGTGTTCTCCCTTAATAAAGGAAGGGGAAATGGAAGGTGAGGCGGTTGAAGCCATTGTGGAAGAGTCTGAAACTTTCattaaaggaaaggagagaaagacttACCAGAGACGCCGGGAAGGGGGCCAGGAAGAGGACACTTGCCATCTACCCCAGAACCAGACTGATGGGGGTGAGGTGGTCCAGGATGTCAATAGTAGTGTACAGATGGTAATGATGGAACAGCTGGATCCTACCCTTCTTCAGATGAAGACTGAAGTAATGGAGGGTGCAGTTGCACCAGAAACGGAGGCTGCTGTGGACGATACCCAGATTATAACCTTGCAGGTTGTAAATATGGAGGAACAGCCTATAAACATAGGAGAGCTGCAGCTTGTGCAAGTACCCGTTCCTGTGACAGTACCTGTTGCTACCACTTCAGTAGAAGAACTTCAGGGGGCTTATGAGAATGAAGTGTCTAAAGAGGGCCTTGCAGAAAGTGAACCCATGATATGTCACACCTTGCCTTTGCCTGAAGGGTTTCAAGTGGTAAAAGTGGGGGCCAATGGAGAGGTGGAGACACTAGAACAAGGGGAACTTCCACCTCAGGAAGATCCTAGTTGGCAGAAAGACCCAGACTATCAGCCaccagccaaaaaaacaaagaaaaccaaaaagagcaAATTGCGTTACACAGAGGAGGGCAAAGATGTGGATGTATCTGTCTATGATTTTGAAGAAGAACAACAGGAGGGCCTGCTGTCAGAGGTTAATGCAGAGAAAGTGGTTGGTAACATGAAACctccaaaaccaacaaaaattaaaaagaaaggtaaaaatgaGTTTATCCATTATACTCTAAATAAAACCATTTTGGGATAAAGTACATAACACAGTGCATATGCaggttattttatattaaatggaTTTATTTTGAAGATTATGATGTGAGTACTagtctttttatacattttgaaagaagtttttaCGGGTTGAATAATTTTTAAGTCCTAAAGAGAATAAGTAAATCTATTAGTGGCATGAGACAGTTATGACTCAGTATGAGTTAGATTGggtttagtttttaaaagctaatgaaatatatttgtggAAATTTAAGATTAGGATTAATCTTAACACTTTGAAACTCTGCAATAAGTAAGTGTTCTATTTTGCATATAGGTGTAAAGAAGACATTCCAGTGTGAGCTTTGCAGTTACACGTGTCCACGGCGTTCAAATTTGGATCGGCACATGAAAAGTCACACTGATGAGAGACCACACAAGTGCCATCTCTGTGGCAGGGCATTCAGAACAGTCACCCTTCTGAGGAAtcacctaaacacacacacaggtgctgGATAAGAATGTTTGGGgttgagttcctgttgttgctcagtaacaaacacaactagtgtccatgaggatgcaggttcgatctgtgaccttgctcagtgggttaaggatccagtgttgctgcaagttgcagcataggtcacagatgaagccaGGGTCtggtgttcaacccctggctggagacttccatatgtcgcaggtgtggccataaaaagaaaaaaaaaagaatgttagggGCTACAGCATAGCAAAAGTTAAAACTTATGTTTTAAATATCGCCTTAGGTGATTCAAGTGGCAGTAAGAGTGGgaagatttttttgttctttcttatggcacCCTCCCTGTAATCATTATTTATTATAGGCAGTTGGGCTTAGTTTCaggcaaatgtaaataaaatttactggAAAAATAATCCAAGTTATATAAGGATGGTAATTCAGAAAAAGATTTTCTATGATATAATAGAAAATATGCATGTAATATAATTTCCTGAAGGCATCACCACTGTGTTGCTAAGGTTttaacaacagtaacaaaaactAAGCCCAAAATCCTGAGCAGTAATTGCTGGGCACTACGAGGAAGAGGCACTATGAAGAACATTAGAAgtaaaaatgagggagttcccggagttcttgtggcacagcggaaacgaatccaactaggaaccatgaaattgcaggttcaatccctgaccttgctcagtgggttaaggatctggtgttaccgtgagctatagtgtaggtcacagatgcagctcagacctgcgtggctgtgtctgtggtatagctATAGCCGgtagctatagttccaattggaaCAGGCCCCTAGCCTgttaacctccatatgccactgctgttgccctaaaaagacccccccaaaaaaggagataaaaatgaaattctgccttTGTAAAAACCATGGTTTCTGGTTGTTTGACCTCAATGAGGATATTTTATAGtctcaaaaaaatttaagacgTCATTCCGGAAATTCAGGCATTCATTCATGGTCCATACATGGTTAATATTCTGACATTAGCTTCATGTTGGTTGTGGTCAGGACCTGGGATCGCCAAAGTGGAGGAACTCTGCACTGAAGCTCTCTTTAGACTTTCTTTTGGGCTCTTTACACCTTTGGTGTTGACATTTGGCTGCAAGTACTAATAGAAACTTCTCTCACCCAGTTCTTGATGCAGAAAGCTTTCCTCTATCCAGAGGCCCCACCTCATTTTATATAACAACTCTAGTTTTTTATCTTATGTGCCAGTTTCTGATGGAACGTGATCACGTAACAGTTGGCCTCTGAGCAGTATGCTGTGCATTAGTGTATTTACTAATATGACTCAGTCGCTTTTCACTAACTCCCTAAACACTTAGTAATATGTTTTAATTGGTAGTTTGAAGGCCCTAGGAAAAGGACATAAGACTAGATAAAAGCAGCTGGCCCCATGATAGTGGGGAGTGCCTTGATGTGGGCACTGCATTTCATGGTCTAGTTCTCAGCTttgaaaagaaattcagtctCTCTGGCTATTCCAGGATAATTTGGCAGGACTAATTCATGCCAGCCAAACCTTCAAGGGTCAGATGTAtaacaaaaaaatcagtatatGGTAAGGAATACAACTTTCATTTTCTAGATGCAGTTGTATTGCATTCTAGGGGATATCTTTGCCTTTGTCAAGGTGCTGTGGCAGTTATGAAGGGTAGCTTAGCATGGACCTTGAGCAGAGGGACATAGGCATCTCTGGGAGAATCATTTCTGCAGATTGCTGGTCCCATTCATCACATTGTGACTCTTGCTAATTCCATTCTCAAAGGTAGCCAGCTTTTGATTTTGGTGCTTGGGATTGCCTTGCTGCTCACCCCTTACCTGCAGCCTGCAATTACAGATGGTCCCTAGTTTATAAATAATAACCTACAAAAAAGCACTGTGTTCTACTGTCAACTTTATCTCCTTATTGTCTTTATTATCTGGGCATGGTATTTCCAGTGCAGTAAAAGGCTAGAGACAATCTACCAAAGTACTCTTATGTTATGGGGCTACTTTATGAAGACATATGAAAAGCGTTAAGATTAtctcagtgaaagaaaaatacaaaacaaatatagAGGGTATATTATTCATAAAAACAGTTAAGTATTCCACCACTTGACATTCGGATCACAGACTGTTAGACATGGGTGTTTGAAAGTGATCTGTTTAAATCACATAAAAGGCAATACTACTTTATAAAACCTTTGATAAATCTCTAGAAATCCTTATCAAAACAAATTTATACAGGAAacatatttgtctgtttttttagtgtctctctctctctctctctttttttttttttttttttgtttttttgtctttttaaggctgcacccacagcatatggagattcccaggctagggatcttatcagagctacaacaacttcagatccaagccatgtctgccacctacaccacagctcactgcaaagccggatcattaacccactgagcgaggccagggattgaacctgaaacctcatggttcctagtcagattcgtttctgctgcaccacgacaggaactccatatgtttttttaaaaaaagaaaaaagggctcTAAGTTTCTTAGATTGTGCACAGTCTGTCTGTGAAGTGTGTATCTCCTAAGGGCCACCCTCACCTTCTGAGAAGGTCCATATTCTGCCTTTGGAATGTGTAACCCTCTCCCTAACCCTGCTTTCACTTTATTATGGATCactcttaaattttttcctgCATGAAATCAAGAACCCTCACTTGGCAGCCTATGGCAGGAACTTGCCCAAAACCTGGAATGTAACCATCCTTTAGTGCCACATTTTCCCACAACCTCTTTACAAAGGCTGTTACTAAAcctactaaataa contains the following coding sequences:
- the CTCF gene encoding transcriptional repressor CTCF isoform X3 → MEGEAVEAIVEESETFIKGKERKTYQRRREGGQEEDTCHLPQNQTDGGEVVQDVNSSVQMVMMEQLDPTLLQMKTEVMEGAVAPETEAAVDDTQIITLQVVNMEEQPINIGELQLVQVPVPVTVPVATTSVEELQGAYENEVSKEGLAESEPMICHTLPLPEGFQVVKVGANGEVETLEQGELPPQEDPSWQKDPDYQPPAKKTKKTKKSKLRYTEEGKDVDVSVYDFEEEQQEGLLSEVNAEKVVGNMKPPKPTKIKKKGVKKTFQCELCSYTCPRRSNLDRHMKSHTDERPHKCHLCGRAFRTVTLLRNHLNTHTGTRPHKCPDCDMAFVTSGELVRHRRYKHTHEKPFKCSMCDYASVEVSKLKRHIRSHTGERPFQCSLCSYASRDTYKLKRHMRTHSGEKPYECYICHARFTQSGTMKMHILQKHTENVAKFHCPHCDTVIARKSDLGVHLRKQHSYIEQGKKCRYCDAVFHERYALIQHQKSHKNEKRFKCDQCDYACRQERHMIMHKRTHTGEKPYACSHCDKTFRQKQLLDMHFKRYHDPNFVPAAFVCSKCGKTFTRRNTMARHADNCAGPDGVEGENGGETKKSKRGRKRKMRSKKEDSSDSGSWSRFEQ